A stretch of DNA from Macrotis lagotis isolate mMagLag1 chromosome X, bilby.v1.9.chrom.fasta, whole genome shotgun sequence:
GTATTATATTAACTAgcacttcttttctttcttcagaggTTCTGGGCTATTTTCCcatataatttcttaaattatggAGATCTTATTTTTGTTCAatactgtttttttccttctctgcttctCCTCTTCCAGATCCTCCAATTTTGTGTATTTGAATTCCCAATTAATTATCCTCTTTAGTTCTTTCAAGTTTTTTattgtgttattttctttttgctatatAATCCATCAACTCACAATTCTCATTTCTCTGTAAAACCATTCAGAAATATCTTTGCTGGGATTCCATGTTCTCTTTGAATCTATAGGGTCTTCTGCCTCATCAAGTATTCAttcattctcctttcctttgTGGTATTTATTCATAAATGTCTCACCTAATTTAGCTGATTGGAGGTAGAACTCATACCTGGGTCCTATGCTCATGTGTCTTAATTCTGTCTGTGGCCCTTGAAGGTAGCTTTGGGATACTTGTGTCTTTTCTTATGATTAGAATGTTAGTCTTTTATTATCACATAGTCACTTTTAATTGAACAAATAtagttttctcctattttttctgaTGTCTATTTTTGTATTTCAGAGTtacttagctctggtctttttttaaatctttttttagggtttttttttttttttgcaaggcaaatggggttaaatggcttgcccaaggccacacagctaggtaaattattaaatgtctgagaccagatttgaacccaggtactcctgactccaggcctggtgctctatccactgcaccacctagctgaccctattagctctggtcttttaatcagaaaTAACTTGAAAATTCTCTGTTCTTTTAaagattcatttcctctttcctggAAGATTAATATCATTTTTGTTGGATATAGTATTCTTGGTTGTAAAGATgtcatctttttccttttgaaaatattttcttcttttattatataaatattttatttgttttccaattatataaataataatttctacctgtaattttttggcaaggttttgaatttcacacttttctccccaccctcccttcctccccccctcccccctccagaaggtaatctaataatttttacattggttccatgttaaatattttcttctttatcatgTAGTTGTAACGTACTCTAGTATTCCTGACTAAGCTTACCTGTTTCTTGAACTTTTCTTTCTAACTGCAATATTTTTAATTGTCTTGTGTAGTCTTAAGTTTTTGCTGTAACATTTCTGGGGATTTTCATTCAGGTATTTCTTTCAGTAGTTGATTAATGGATTAATTCTATTTTACTTTACCCTCTGGTTTTAACGAATCTTGACAGttctcttttatgattttttgaaatatgatacaAGCTATCTGAGTTTGATATTTAGCCATGCTTTTTAGGAAgtctgatgattcttaaattgtctttcttctttttacttcCCAGATCAGTAGTTTTTGATAGTAGATaacttatatctttttttttattctaatgttTCATGTAGTTCTGTTTTCTATAttctgtttttcagtcattctacTACTTGGgtaatattttctagtttttaattctaaagtatttattctgcttcaaatgtttcttcCACAATTCttattttagatttcatttaatttttatctctctgtttattttttccttgccaCTCATAGcactctgtttttattttctctgaagcGCTGCTTGAACCTGTTCTAGAGGTGCTGTCTTCAGCTGGGTTTGTctcttagacttctttttttttaggtttttgcaaggcaaactaagttaagtggcttgcccaaggccacacagctaggcaattattaagtgtctgagaccggatttgaacccaggtactcctgactccagggccagtgctctatccactgtgccacctagccaccccaatccatACTATTTCTTAATTGTGTTTGgtattttctgttgtttgtttatatttgcaGCATCAGGTCCTGGTTTCAGACTTTgtgatataattttcttccttttctggtACTCTTGGGTAAGTTAAGTAGAACCTGAAGTTTCCTCTGAAGTCTGGATTCTGCATGATACTGCCTCTGTGGTTGATGAAGGAGTGGCTATCTCTAATTCTAACCCTACCTCCTTCCCTAATCTACCTCAGTCCATTGCATCTGTCTCAATCCCATGGTGGTCCAGTGTGACAACTGACCTGAGCCTATTTTTGTCTCCTTTGCGTTACACCCTCTTAAATCAGTATTTTGATCTGTTCCCTACTGTGTTCCTGAGATAACCTAGTCAAAAGCTAGAGATTCTCCTAGCCTCAGGCCTCCTATATAAGTCACTCTCATATGTGCCCAGATGCTGAGTTGGCTGTCTCCTACTGTAGCTTCCAGTGCTCAAAGAAGTACATAACTGGTAATTTTCTTCTTATGAATGACCTCGGCGGTATCACTCTTTCCTTAGTTACTGTTCTTACAGAACTCTCAGGCCTCTGTTCTCATGCTGATGTCGAACACCTTGGAGTATCCTCATTTATAGTGTATTTATTTGGAGTTTGGGTTAGTTTCCCAAGTGAGATCACTCTGCAGCCCTTTGGTATTATTTTTACACTATTGGACTGGATGAAGTAGcttatttttgtctctctttggttttattattttatatggcTCCCTTTTATATTTTTGCTGGAGTATATATGATAGAGATAAGCTCTGTTATACACTCTCAGGTCATTATCTTAAGTGGAAATTATGAAGGTGACATTTTCTATGTGTTTTTagtaaaaagaggaaagatataGAAGAGGATAACTTGAGGGAAAAGAAGCatcaaatttccattttaagaagAGGAAGGCCACAGTAGTATGACTTCCCTTTGAAGTGTTTAGTATCATGTTCTGAATGACTATCATGCCAATACAGAATTCCCTTCAGAGGAGGGTGTTAGGGATGCTATCCAGGACATTCATGCTTTCAGTAGGCTATTATACTAGTTACTCCCATCTTACTCTGAGCTTCTATGTTTTTCCCTTACTAAATCCTgttggattttttaatttgtttgtctcaacctatgatttcatcagtgtgtgGAACTTCCAGTGTGCAAACTCTCCATCTTTGTAAGTGTGGCAGTTCTTCTGTGATTTAGAATTATTTGGGGCACAGAGAGGTGAGTTTGCCTGCCTCTGATCACATGGGtgatatgtgtcagaggcaggacttggaGCTAGGCTTCCCTAGATATAAGATAATAGCACTATTCTCTATACTACGATGGCCCctcatttctttaaattaaaaagaaagctcTGAAATAATCACTACAAAATGAATTGCCATTGGTATAAATTTTCACAGCTGCTAAAGGCTTTTAAAATGTCCCTTGTTCATTAGCAATGGATCTGGGATCTGAGTGACTGAACAAGGTTACTGTAGGCCAAGGCATGCTGCCAAAACCCATAGTGGGTGTGAAAAATAATACTCCTGACAGGCCATTTCCAAGGGATCATTCCTGATGGGGGAACAAGGTTGGTAGGGCAAAGACTTGTGGGTCATTGACTTTAACTTTCTCCAGGGTCTTCTATGGCTCAGAGTCAtaggagttattttcattttcttgttttcagcTTATTCTTCTACATCGTTTTGGCATGGCACTGCTCAAGCACAAGACGCCCATGGCCCTTTAACAACAAGAAATGGTTCTTGAGAAGCTGAGTTTCTTCCAAGACTTAACCAAAACTTTGGGACCATGGTTAGCTTCTATAATAGATATGAACACATGGATGGATCCTAGTGACCTTTCACCTGGTACTTTTAAATAATGCATGTGAATAGAACAACAACCTCCCCCCACACAAAACCTAGGAAAAAGACTACCTGCTATCAGTTCCTCAATAGCTCATTTCATATGCCTTGAAATACTTCATTGTAGAAATATAGCAGGCAAATAACCTCCCCAAATCATACTGAATGAGATTATTATTTATGTGACTTATTATTATAACAGGTACTGTGAGGGAGAGGTAGGATGGGCAAACTTTCTCATCTAAACAAGGTATGCTcggaagttttaaaaaagggtGGGTTTTGGTAGGCAATGCTTGAACCTCAGTCTCCTTGGAATTTGTTCAAAGAGGAAAGAACTTACATAAACACTCAGTTGTCacccattatttatttatttatttgacataTAATCATGAGCCTCAAAATTTATTGATCTTTATGTCACTAGCATCAGTCCTCTGTAATTGCTATAACCTTACAAGATACAGCCTGTCACGAAtgatttttctaccaccttcctaTGTTGTTATCCAGCTTTCCCTGGCCCCTGAAACCACTTTTCAAAGAATAATCAACTGTTAAAGCTGGAGAGTCACTGAGAAATGATCCATTCCAATCccattattttatagaggaagataATGAGCTTGGGAGAGGGAAAATCCTTTACTTAAGGCCACATGGAAAGTATCCCAAGAGGAAGAGGTGGAACATGCACATTTCGTGGCTTCCAAGCAAATGTCTCAAACTGTACACTctcttatttattattctttggagATAGACATAAAAGTGTAATGACTGACAGATACACAGTGGAAATGCTTCAGAAATGACTGTTGATTATGGATTAGATTGAATGGTTGTTCATTAATAGCTAGAAAAGAAAGTCCAGAAGGACCCTGGATGAGAGAAAACCTCTATGGCCTTCTTCTCTGAAGCCTTTCCTGGCAGCCATAGCATAGATCTTTTTTTAGCTCAATTTTGGTCTATACCATTATGAATTACTTTGACATCTTTGACATCTACAGACCAAAAGTGATCTCAGAGAAGATTCTACACTGTGGCTGCCAGGAAAGCCTGCCGAGGCCAAGCCAAGACTCTCCAGTGAATTACCCCGCCTGATGGCAATGAGAACAAGTCTACCATGGCAGATTAATACAACTTTTGGGAATGTCTATTACAACTCCTGGAAGTTGACATGAATTTTGTCCAGGAGAAAAATAGACCTCTTGAATTTAGCATTAACCATGTCAAGTGGACCAGGAAGCAGAAATGTTTGAAGTAGAGGCCTATTCATTTCTGTAAAGGAAATCTTGTCCATGCAGGCTCTTAGATCTTGTTATCCAGGagcttagatttcttttttggttactCGATGGGGAGGGGATTATGAGTTTATTAAGAGTGGGGTATGGAACTTAATGAAggccagtagaatataagctgtCAAAGACTTGTCAAGCTAAATCCAAGGGAAGATTTTCAAAGCTAACCATATTTGAAAATTGTAAGCTTTCCTTTCTGGAGGCAGAAAACAGCTATATCACGTAAACCATTCACTGTTTTGTTAGAAATCCAAAATTGTTTAGCCCATAAAAGATGATTCCTGTTGCACTTCTAAGTCTGTTTCTAAATGGGTTGGCTCCTTTAAAGTGTATGTGTTTCATCATTGTTTAGAATAGATCAGTAGCatccaaattagaatttctttttgaaaatattttgctccatggctgatgatctggaaaatattttctttctttaaaaaagagagaaagggacatgCTTTTGTTTTATCAGAAACTCTACTGTATTACTGAGAGTTATTTATATAAAGATTAATGAAATGTTTTGCTACTAATCAATGGTGATAGATACAGAGCATTTTAATGTCTTCTGGCTTTATGGATTATGCTAATGTCCATCTGCCCATAATTGATAATTTGTTCTTCAGTCCcaggaaaataaacagaaatgtGCAATTaaatagaagagataatttttgtgatAAAGGATTGAAcaattctctttcctcctttgtaaTGTCTTTCATCAGTTGGAAGTTACTTAGTAGAAGTAGAATTTCATAATGGTAATAATACCAATACCATATTACAAATGTTGACTTTGAAGggactataaatatatatatatatatatatgtgtgtgtgtgtgtgtgtgtgtgtgtgtgtttgtatatatatatatatatatgttgacataaacatatatagatGTAGATCTATGTATACacaaaggtgtgtgtgtgtgtgtgtgtgtaggctgATATTATCTTGAAGTCCTGTAAATGAcagtaggaagaaaaaaattcattaccaAGAATTTCTAATATTATGGTATAGTGAACTTGATTTAAAcacattagggaaaaaaagcccAAAAGTTTGGTTCTTGAGAAAGTACTGAAAATGAAGATTGCATAACGGTTAAATTAGATATTTTATtagaatgaaaatgatttttattattagacTTTATGAGACTAAATTAGAAAATTGGAGAAACTATCAGGAATTCATCTATATTTTCAAACAGCAGTCTGCAATCCAATCATCCTTTGGGTAGGGCTGTGTTTGTACATGTATTTACTCACCAAGCATTTATAGAGTACTCAATGTttagtaggtggtgcagtggatagagcactggtgttggagtcagaaggatggagttcaaatgtgacctaagatacttgacactagctgtgtgattgggcaagtcagttaactcttGACTGCTTTGCCTCTAgagacatctccagttgtcctgattcatatctggccactggacccagatgacttcagaggagaaggtgagggtggggacttagcacagcagcccctcagtCAAATCCTCTTTATGTGCTTTCCATGGCATCAGCTCTGTGATGTTGTGGTCTTATTGAAAAATAAGGACAAACATTGCGTAATAAGTTCTGTaaggtttgttttattgttcagttgatttcagtcatgtctaattgtctgtgaccctatttaggatttttttagcAAGATACCATAGTGGTTGAAGACACTgaagcaaacaggcttaagtgagttgcccaatgtcatacagtAAGTGTGTAAGGttgcatttgcatttttttcttacagaccccatactatatatattattctaCCTAGCTTTGAGGTTACATGAAGAATTAAAGGTATTTTCCTTTGAGGAAGTGATGGTTTTacatttaggattttttaaaagccaAGTTGAATGCTCTTTGTAATACAACCCCCCTAGAGTAGGAGTCTGGGTAAAGCTGCGTTTGGAGTTAAAAGACCTGGTATTGAATTTGACCTTTAATATTGGCAGACTGTTACcacagataatttattttttatttttgtgtctgTTTCCTTACTTATAAAGTGGAAATGTCATAAGTTTACTATAAGAAGTGGAGCATGAGCAGAGGTAGTCTTATGAGTCTCTGTATACATAAACAACGGCCCCTGAAATCCTCTGGGCTTACTAAAATCACTTCCCATTATGGGTGCTGGCCCAGAAAGGTTAATTTTCTGTATTGATTCATCCTACCCCACCTTGAGTTTTGTTTATGAAATGTCTAAATATAATTTAGGTACAGTTTTGTGTAAGTTACCCAAATGTGAAAACGGGTCCCTACCTGTTATATAAGCAGTTAACGTAACAGATATATTTCAGAAAAGGTTTAAACTCAGTGCAGTGAAAATGTCGTGAGATGCCCAGGACTTCACAGGAACTTTTAAGCAGATATAGTAAATACTTAGGCAGTAGAGTCCCCAAGAagataatcatatattttttagtttttatttttaaggtttttgcaaggcaaacgggcttaagtggcttgcccaaggctacacagctaggtaattcttaagtgtctgaggccaaatttgaactcaggtactcttgattctagggccagtgttctatccagtgcGCCAACCTAGCAAGATGATTATATTTTACAGCTGCCTGAGAAGTATCATTCCTTCTTATCTGAACTGCATTGTGCAAATCTTTCATAGAAATGGAAAGAGGTTTTGAGGTCCCCAAGTCATGGGGATTCCTGTTAGTGCTGTCCTAAACTTGGaagtcaattctcttttttttcttcaaaaataagtATATTCAGGGAGCCAGTGGCTGAGGCAGAAAgctttggttgggtttttttttccaccCTGATTATCTTCGGATTATGCCCCGGTTggctcctcccctccctcccccacttcctgctctcccattcccctcccctttccctgaaTGGCCACTTTCCCTTACTCCTCCCCCAGGGGGGGCCGGTAGTGGTGACGCAGGACACAGGACGGTGGCCCTGTGAGACCAGAGCGAAGCAAATATAACCTGCGCAGCAGTAAAGCTGCGCAACTGTGGAACGTTTGGTCCGTGAGGGGACGGCTGAGTCCGCAGAGATGGAGAAATCGCAGTTGTGCAAGCTGTTTATCGGGGGCCTCAATGTGAATACAAGTAAGTCGGGCCTGCGCAGCCACTTCCAGGCCTTTGGGACCCTGACAGACTGTGTGGTGGTGGTGAATCCTCAGACAAAGCGCTCTCGTTGTTTTGGTTTCTTGACCTACTCCAAGGTGGAAGAAGCCCATGCCGTCATGGCTGCCTCACCGCACGTGGTGGAGGGCCAGAAGGTCGAAGTGAAATGGGCAATGTCCCAGGAGGCCTTGGCCCATGCCCGCGCCCTCACTAAGTTGAAGAAGGTGTTCGTGGGAGGCCTGAAGGAAAGCACTCAGGAGCTTAACCTGGTGGAGCACTTTTCGAATTTCGGTGTAGTAGAGAAGGCGGAGATCATTATCGACAAGCAGTCCGGCAAGAACCGTGGTTTCGGCTTTGTTTATTTCCAAAGCCGCGAAGCTGCCGACAAGGCTACAGTCGCTAAGTTCCAGTACATCCAGGATTATGTTGTGGAGGTGAAAAAGGCCGTGCCCAAGGAAGATATGCACCATTGTGGCTCCAGGCCCTCCCAAGGCGGCTATTGCAGGCGAGACCAGAACAGGCTGTTTAAACAGAGAGGCAATCTCTATGGCGGCTACAATGCCTACGGCAGTGGCAGGGCACTCTACTCCCACAAGGGGTTTGACGGCGGCTGCAGGCGCTCCTGGAGTGACTATGGCGGCTGGAGCCATGATGGCAGCCGGGGCCATGATGGCCGCCAGTCCTATGATGGCGGCTGGGGCTATGCAGGCGGCTGGGGCTATGCAGGCGGCTGGGGCTATGCAGGCGGCGGAGGCTATGCAGGCGGCGGAGGCTATGCAGGCGGCGGAGGCTATGCAGGCGGCGGAGGCTATGCAGGTGGCCGAGGCTATGCAAGCGCCCGAGGCTATGATGGCGGCCAACAGCAGAACGCCATGCCCAACAGCTTCAATGTCTATGAAGTTAGCACGGCATCCTACAGCAGCAGCGTGTATGGCGATGAGTTCAGCGCCTTCGGCAGCTACAGCCAGCACCAGTCCTTTTACGGGCCCATGAAGAGCGATGGCTTTGTTCGCAGTGGCAACCTTGCTGGCATTGGTCGCCTTGGCGGCATCCTTGGTGGTGTTGGCAGCGGCATTGATGGCATTGTCCACGGTGGCAGCCTTCTTGCCGTTGACAGCGTTGTCTGCAGTGGTGGCCTTCCTGGTGATTACGGCCACTGTAGTGGCCTTCCTGCCCTTCCTGCTGTTGGTGGCCTTCCTGCCCTTCCTCCCAGTGGCATCCTTTCTCCCAGTGGTGGCCTTCCTGCTGTTGGCAACCATGGTAGCAGCCTTCTAGCTGTTGGAGATGTTGGCGGCATTGGTGGAGTTGGCAGAGATGGTGGCGTTGGCATCATTGGCGCAGTTGGTGGCACTGGCAGTGTTGATGGCGTTGGCAGTGTTGACGGCGTTGATGGCGGTACTGGCTGTGGTGGCAGCCGTGGCGAAACCAGCAGTGGTGGTGATAGCAGCAGAGACGGCGGCTGGGGCAACGGCAGCAACAGAGGACCTTAAAGAGGTGACTATGGTGGTGCAGTCGACTATGCATGCAGCTCctaatacaaatagaaaaaaaaataaaggtcaagGGGGGGTGGGGGCTGGGGAATGCTATAGGGGCAGCTTCTGTTTAAAAACCCCATCCAAACTTCCAACTCCTCAaagttcttttttccctctcaccaATCTACCTTTTGCCCTGGGTGGGGGAGGGCAGGCAACTCTTTCTGTAGTCTCCCTTTGGGGGTTTGTTCTATTGGCCTGCCACCCTCTATCTCCCCTTATGAAACCAGAATTGATCCCACATAGATATTTTTGTGTTACAGTCATTGATGgagtctatttttttattattacttgaaCCTTGCTTGTTTTTATAGTAGTAAAATGTCTTGAtttgtattgctctcatttttgttttttgttttgctttgttttttaggggAAAGGTGCTGTCTTGCTGATTCTGTAGCAAAACCTGAGACGGGTCTGCCTGGGGGGAACAGTTTATTTTGTTGTAAAGATTTCATACCTGGCTACTACACTTTTTTCTGTAAAACCTATTTGCATACCATGACTGAAATTAAAAAGCATgtgtaaaaaaatcatttttatgttttatttttaataaaaaattgtgTTTCATATTCAAAGGATTCTCTTTATTTTGTAGAAAAACTGTTCTCTAAAGTCTCTATTTTAGATCTCTTAGATATTAGGTTACTAATACCATGATGGCCAAGGCTCATGGCACAAATAGTCTCCATTCTCTTGTCAGaaagcttaaatttttttttggaacacATAAAATAATTGATATTATTTTCTGTGTActttttcacaaaatattttccccTGATTCTGTTATTTTATGTTGCCAATGTTTGTTTTCACTTTATCACACAGCATAATTTCAGTTcctggttttttaaatttatttttgtttttgtacaaatgatatttcttatacattattaaaatattcttgtttaagggtaaatataataccccccaaaatatagaccctcatcagaaataaaggaaaaaaaatggcttcaatctgtgttctgataccaccaGCTTTGTCACCAGTacatcacattctttaggataaatccATCAAAAACCTACTTCaacatttttccaccattgctgttGCCAATTACAACTCCCCATATTcctacctccccactaccatatactatattttctgtctcctttcaccctgttacacttctaaaatgtgctgtagggtagctgactACATCAGCACACTAACCACCAACCCTGGGTCCAAAAAGCCTGCAAGGCCAAAAAGCCCCCAAGCCCACATGCCACCtcaaggcccagcaaccacccagccccatggtcctggacaagatacccaatcccagtcccttgcaagaaataaaaaatgtgttaTGTCTAACCACTCCTCCCCCacaatccaccctctcctccatcactcacatccccccttcccccatcccccttctctcctttttactctagatctctataccccattgaatacatatgctatttcctctctaaaCGACCTCTAATGAGAACAAagtttctctcattccccctgccttcccccttctatatcattgcaatagctcaatgcAATAATACAAATATCTTATACAAATTATCTCaccctattccacctctcctttctcttactccctttacatttcccttttcacCATTCACTCCCTTTTTGCTAtatgttatatcttcaaattcaactctctcctaagtttcatctataaaaactcctacCTGCTCCATTAAATGAGgagttttatatgaatatttatcaTGATCATTTTTCTATCAGGAATACATGcaggtacagctaggtggcattgggGCACctcagtggcacagtagatagagcaccagtcctggagtcaggagtacctgagttcaaatccagcctcagacacttaattacctgccTTTGTGGCCATggtcaattcacttaaccccattagtaTTAGTTGCccaagtgtgaccttgggcaaatcagttaatatgcttcagcctcagttttctcatctgtgaactTGGGATGCTCATATTTGCATTCCGTACCTTGACAGGTTGTTTGAGATCCAAATGAGACAGTGGCTATGAAAACACCCTGTAAGGCAGTAGCACCATCCAAATATTAGTGTATAATTAGTGTGGCTCATCTTTGGAGGAGACTTAGTGACCTTTAATGTTCTTGAGGATCTGAGAGACCCTGGGTTCACATACATCTGAATTTATCCTGGGAAGGTACATGAAAACAATAAGTCAGGGtttcatattttctgttttttaacaatgcttttagttttatttttttccaa
This window harbors:
- the LOC141501594 gene encoding uncharacterized protein LOC141501594 — protein: MEKSQLCKLFIGGLNVNTSKSGLRSHFQAFGTLTDCVVVVNPQTKRSRCFGFLTYSKVEEAHAVMAASPHVVEGQKVEVKWAMSQEALAHARALTKLKKVFVGGLKESTQELNLVEHFSNFGVVEKAEIIIDKQSGKNRGFGFVYFQSREAADKATVAKFQYIQDYVVEVKKAVPKEDMHHCGSRPSQGGYCRRDQNRLFKQRGNLYGGYNAYGSGRALYSHKGFDGGCRRSWSDYGGWSHDGSRGHDGRQSYDGGWGYAGGWGYAGGWGYAGGGGYAGGGGYAGGGGYAGGGGYAGGRGYASARGYDGGQQQNAMPNSFNVYEVSTASYSSSVYGDEFSAFGSYSQHQSFYGPMKSDGFVRSGNLAGIGRLGGILGGVGSGIDGIVHGGSLLAVDSVVCSGGLPGDYGHCSGLPALPAVGGLPALPPSGILSPSGGLPAVGNHGSSLLAVGDVGGIGGVGRDGGVGIIGAVGGTGSVDGVGSVDGVDGGTGCGGSRGETSSGGDSSRDGGWGNGSNRGP